Sequence from the Miscanthus floridulus cultivar M001 chromosome 16, ASM1932011v1, whole genome shotgun sequence genome:
GCGTCCGTGTCAGTCGCCACGTCCCCACGGAGTATGAATAGTTAGTTTCAGTTTGTGTTGAATGATTTGCAATGAACAAGTTTCGCTTATGATGAACGAATAATGTTTATGCTTTCGAAGTAAATCTTGTTTCTTCCCGGCCCTAACGCTCGAACTAGAGTAGCATTCCGCTTCCCTTTGATCTTGTGCATGGGTGCGAAACTTTGCCTAGGGACCAGCCCACGGAGCTTAGTCGTGCGCGACCCAATGGCGCGAGCAAGTGGTCGGGGCTCGGGCTGCTGACTCTTCGTGATGCCAAGAGAAAACAAGACAGAGACAGAATTTTTAGAAAGTTGGTTTTCCCCGTTGCTTATGCTCGAACCGAAGTAGCATTCCGTCTCCTTAGACTTGTGCGTGGGCACGTGACTTCGCCTAGGGACCGGCCCGCGGGGCTTAGTCTTGCGCGACCCAATGGTGCGAGCAAGAGGTCGGGAGACGGGTCGCTGGCTCCTTGTGATGTAGAAGGAAGGCGAGAAAAAGCACAAAAAAAAACAAGTCTTTAGTTTGGCCGTATGTGCCCATGTGAGTAGCCCTCGAGAGCGAGCCGTGGCGACTGCTCGTGCTGGTCGATATGGGTCGCTCGGGTAGCGTCGTCATGGTGGGCGTATATAAAGTTTGAATTTTAAGCCACATTTGACGATTGAAAATGAAATTCAATGATTCTTTCATGGACTTATGTACAGATTCAAACATATGCGTGTAAAGGAGTTAGGGGTAAAATCgacatagttgttcgatgttccaggagTTGGTGTAGATTCTGCTGTCACGGTCCTTGAGGTAGTAAGCCCCCAGGCGTATGACATTGGCGATGGTGAAGGGTCCCTCCCAGGGTGGCATTAGCTTGTGCACGTCCTTGGCTTGGACTCGACACAGTACCAAGTCACCGACCCGGAACGTGCGACCTCAAACGTTCCTGTTGTGGTAGCGCCGTAGGGCTTGTTGGTATTTGTCAGATCGTAGGAGTGCCACGTCACGCGCCTCGTTGAGCTAGTCGAGTGTGCCCTAGCGGTCCTGGTCTCGTCATATGCTTTGACCCATGGCACaccatagtcgaggtcagttgggagTACGGCTTTCGCGCCGTATACCATGAAGAACAGGGTGAAGCCCGTGGAATGGTtggggtcgtccttaggctccatagCACAGCAGGGACCTCCTTGGCCCAACGCCCTATTAACTTGTTGAGTCTGTCGAAGATGCGTCTTTTGAGGCTCTAAAGGATCAAGGCATTGGTACGCTCTACCTGGCCATTGGTTCGTGGGTGATCCATAGAGGGCCGATCGACCCGGATGTCATAGTCGTCACAAAATCACATGAATTTCTTCCCAGTGAACAACATACCATTATCGGTTATTATAGAGTTTGAGACTCCAAATTGGTACACGAAGTCAAGAAAAATTCCACCGCATTCTCGGACCTAACTCTTGTAATTGGTTTTGCCTCTATCCATTAGGTGAACTTGTCCACAGTGACGAGGAGGTGGTGTAGGCCCCGAGCACATTCCTGAAAGGCCCAAGTAGGTCGAGGCCCCAGGTCACAAAAGGCTAGGCCAGGGGAATGGTCTACAGTTCCTGTGCGAGCAAGTGTGTCTGTCACGCATAGAactgacacccttcacaggtgcgcaTGATCTGTTGGGCGTCCGCGACTgccgtgggctagtagaagcTCTACCTAAAAGATTTCTTGACCAGTGATCTCGATGCCGCATGGTGGCCATAGATGCCAGCGTGGATCTCTTGGAGGAGTTGCTGCCCTTGCTCGCAGAGGATGCATCTTTGGACAATTCGTGACGTGTTGCGTTTGTAGAGGTCATCGCCGATGATGACGAATGACTTGCAGCGCCTAGCTAGGCGCCGCGCCTCTGTCACATCACCGGGCAAGTTCCCTCGTGCCAAGTAGTCGATGAAAGGTGCAGTCCAATCTTGGCTAGTGGTCGTGACCTCTCAGTCGACCATCACTTGGTCGAGGGGGTTCGCAGCCTCCGGGTCATGGCCCATACAGGTCAAACCGGACTGGTCATGGGTCATTGCTTCCGGCACTGGGTCAGATTGTTGTGTTGTCCACACTAACGGCTTGTGCACGTCATTGATGAACACTCTGGGAGACACGGGCTCTCCATTGGAGGCCAGCTTGGCCAAGAAATCGGCGGCACGGTTGTTGCGCttaagaatatggtggagctcgaGCCCATTGGACCTTTCTTCAAGCCTCCATACCTCATCATAGTATGCGACCATCTTGTCATTGTGGCATGATGCCTCCTTCATGACATCGCTGATGACCAGTTCTGAGTCTCCCCTAACGTAGAGGCAGAGCGCGCTGAGCTCCAAAGCGATCCTAAGGCCATGGATGAGGATCTCATATTCTGCTACATTGTTGGTGGCCTAGAAGTGAAGTCGAACAACGTACTCTAGGCGGTGTCCCTTCGGAAGATGAGAATGACCCCAGTACCAGCGCCCGTGGCCATGAGCAAACCATccaagtacatcatctagtactacTGGTTGGTCAGAGGCTGAGGTGTCTGCTCCTCagtccactcggcaacaacatCTACAAGGACCTACGACTTGATCGCCATCCTAGGGACATATGTTATGTGGCATCCCATGAGCTCTATTGCCCATTTCGCGACGCGGCCAGATGCATCGCGATTCTGGACCACGTCATCGAGCAGAGCCGATGCCATGACCACAATGGGGTGCCCCTCGAAATAGTGTAACAACTTGCGCTTGGCACTAAAGATTGCGTATATTATTTTTTGGATCAGAGGGTAACTCACCTTAGTGTTGGAGAGGACCTTGCTAACGAAGTACACTGGCCTCTACACCTTGTGGGAGCACCCTGGTTCATCCCGCTCGATGACGAGCACCACGCTAACCACCTATGTGGTCGtggtgatgtagaggaggagcgGTTCACCCCTCTCGGGTGACACCAGGGTTGGAGCCGTTGCCAGGAATGTCTAGAACCTCTCGAGGGCCTCCTACGCCTTGTTCATCCAAGCAAAGTGGTTGGACTTTTTCAGTAGCCTGTAAAAGGGCATGTCGCACTCGCCCAGCCATGATATGAACTGGCTAAGGGAGGCTAGGCATCCCATGAGGTTCTGGACGCCCTTCAGGTTTGATATGGGGCCCAAATTCTCAATTGCCAggattttctccgggttggcctcgatgccatgcttggAGACAATGAACCCAAGGAGCTTCCCCTTAGGCACCCCAAAGATGCATTTGTTGGGGTTAAGCTTTATTCTGAACTCTCGGAGGCGGTGAACGTCGCCCTCAGGTTGTTGACCAATCTATCGACCTTCTTCATCTTTACAATGATGTCATTGATGTAGACTTTGATGGTTTCTCTGATGAGCTCACCGAGGCACCTGGTCATGCACCTTTGATGGGTTGCAACTGCATTCTTGAGCCCAAGcaacatagtggtgtagcagtaagcaccgaacAGAGTGATGAAGGAAGTCACGAGCTAGTCGGACTCCTTCATTACGATCTGGTGGTATCCTGAATATGCATCTAGGAACCATAGGGTCTCGCACCCCATGGTCAAGTTGACCACTTGATCAATGCATGGCAAGGGATACGACACCTTTGGGCACACCTTGTTTAGatttgtgtagtcgacacacatgcaccATGTCCTGTTCTTTTTCTGCACAAGAATAAGATTGGCAATCCACTTGGGGTCaaacacttctttgatgaacccaGATGCCAGGAGCTGAGTGATCTCTTCCTCGATGGCCTTTCGCTTCTCGTTGTCCAAGCGGTGGAGGCGCAGCTTGACTGGCTTGGCCCTTGGCAAGATGTCCAAGCTgggctcggcgacttccctcagGATTCCTGGCATGTCAGAGGgcctccatgcaaagatgtcccgATTTCCAATTAGGAAATCAATGAGCGCGCGCTCCTATTGGTTGGAGAGGCTACAACTGATATGGACCACCTTGCTAGTATCCTCTAGGTCAATCTACATCACCTTAGTGTCCTCAGTGGGCTTGAAAGCCCCCAAGGACTGCTTCTTAGCGCTCGACTTGGGCGCAACCTCGGTCGTGGTGGCCTAGACCGCTCCAAGCTCAGGGAGCTGGCATGTGGCCATTGCAATGTTGCAGTTTTCCCACTCATAGAGATGTGCCTAGCGGATGTTGCCACCCATGGTGATGATTCCGCATGGCCCTGGGATCTTGAtcttgaggtacgtgtagttggggatggccatgaacttggcgtagcatggccagcCCAGTATCACATGATAAGACCCAGGGAAGTCCGCTATATCAAAGGTGAGCATCTCTGTGTGGAAGTTGGCACGGCTCCCGAACATGACGTGCAAATTGACTTGCTCGAGGGGGATGGCTTGAATGCCCGGTACGACTAGATGGAACAGGGCGTTGGATGGCCAAATCGTTGCTCGCAATAAGCCTATGGCATCATATGTCTTGACGTAGAAGAGGTTAACACCACTCCTGCCCTCCATGAGCACCTTGGTCAGTCGCATCTTGTCGACGATTGGGTTGACGATGAGAGGGAATCAACCTAGTTGAGGAATGTGGTTGGAGTGGTCAGACCTGTGGAAGGTGATCGCAGCCTCTGACCAATTCAAGTAGGCCAGAACCACCTCCTTCAGAGAAATGGCCATGTTGATCTCTCTAGTCATGAGCTTTTAAATGTGCCTAGACTCATTGGCGATCAGCCcatcaaagatcatgaggcaccctTTCGGATCAGGGAAAGCATCCCCCTTTTCCTAGTCACCGGCGGGCTCCGCCAGCTTCTGTTTGTTGGCCGGCCTGTACTCACCCTTGAGGTAGCGCTTCAGGAGGTCATAGCCCTCAAGTGCATGCTTGACAGGGTAGCCATGGTTGCAACATGGTGCCTTCATCATCTTCTCAAAGTTGATAGGGTTGGTCCTATCGGTCTTCTGCTTATCGACCCTGTTGGTCGCCATGATGAACTTGCTACCATGGTGCTTCTTGTACTTCTTGCCCCTCCATCGTTGGGTGTGATCTCTAGTCTCATCCACGGGCTTGGTAGGGGCCTTGCCCTTACTTCTGCCAAAGTTGGCCTAGACAGCTGCCTCGTTGAAAGCATGGCTGGTTGCAAAATTGAGCAACTCCTGCATCATCCGTGGCTTGTTGTGCCTGAGCTCGTGGACAAGAGTCTCATTGGCGGTTCTGGAGATGAATGCTTTGATAATGTCTATGTCGACGATGtcaaggagctcattgcactgcttgTAGAAGTGGCAGATATACTCTTGAAGAGTCTCCCTGGCCTTATGCTTGCGGCTCTTGAGATCCCACGAGTTACCAGGGTGTAGGTATGTACCCTAGAAATTCCCCACAAAGATGCGCTTGAGGTCAACCCATGAGTGCATTCAGTCTACTAGGAGATGCTCGATCCAGGATCGCACGCTTTTCGCAAGGTAGAGGGGTAAGTACTAGATGATGAAGACTTCATCATCTACTCCACCAACCCAACACATGAggcagaagtcttcgagccatacgCCAGGGTTGGTGTCCCAAGAGTATTTGATGATATTGGGTGGTGCGCGGAACCACACCAGGAATGGTGCTTGTCggatccttcttgcatatgcctGTGGAATGTAAGAGTCTAGGCTCAAACTATGCTGAATGTCTCAGTCATGCCAGTGATGCCAGCAACCACCGGGATCGCTGGCGAAGATAAGTTGTCAGTTGACGTTCACCACGCTAAACTCACGACGTCGTGCGCCTAGGGCCGCACGAGCTTTGTGGTTGCTGGCAAACCAGCTACGTGTCGAGGAAACCATGAGCCTTCATCCTGCTCTGCTGTTTGGCCTCTGCGTGATGCCTGCTTGGGGCACCATGGCCACACAAGCTGGGCCTAGTGCTAGCCTCGGGCCATCCCCAATCCACTGAGCTCTGTGCTTGCTGCAAGGCCATGGCCTCCAGCAGGTCTCGGAGCTCCTTGTGGATGCGCTTACCCTCGTCATCTGCTGGCTCGGGCATTGTATGCATAATCATCACTACAGTAGTGATGTTTTGGCTGGCTCGGGGGAAGACCAACGTCTCTCCCTCGCCCTGTTGGATTTGGCTAAAAACATGGTGAGCCCATGCTGGTGCTTCAGCATGTCAAGGTGCTACTGGCTTGGGGACTCCTCGCCGCGGCACTCGTTCGCCAGGTCGACCTCACAAGCCTTGGCTCGCTCGAGCCTTTCTTGGTCGTACGCCGCTTGCTCCTCTGGGGTTCATAGGATTTGGTACCCATCTTCTTTCTCCCCTGCCGCCTCCTCATTCCCCAAGAGGTGCAACATGTTGGACTCCCGTGATGGGTGGCTACTCCCCATAGAGCTAGACCAAGAGTCCTCAGCACTTGGGGACAACAGTAGGAGGTCATAGAAGGATTTGGGGACACGGTCCACCATTCCCATGAACTCAAGGATGCCAGGACTTGATGGGGAGGACGTGCGCTTGGCTAGCTCCTGGTCAAAAAGTTCCATGGCATTCCTAAGTCCATAGGGTAGCTGACGCGAGGATCCTAGAATTTGGTTTCTAGGGCATGGGCTCACCCTTCGTGGCCTGGGAGAAGGTGTTGGCCAGCGCATAAAAAGTGCACTGGCTTAGATCCGACTCGGGGTTAGGCCTGAGATACGCGTCGATCTGGTGCGCCAGCGTGTCTAGATCGATGACCATAGGACCACTACCAAAGGGCATAGGATCCTATGATGGCACTTGCGGTGGGGACGTAGCCCCCTCGCAGAGGTGCAGCTGACCCAGGTGGTCAGCCACAAAATCTTGGTCCCCGAAGCAGAGAGCCAGTCTAGGGTGGAAATCAAAGGTGGGGCGGGCCCATATACATCAATGAACTCAAGGCTCCAGAGCGGATGCAGCCGCTGGGGGATGCGCTGAGAGCAAATCTGACATAGGTGTAAGGTGCCATCAACTTCCTTTTTTAATGAGAATGCGGGACTTCACCCTACCTagtgtgccaactatcggtgttttgaggaCCAACCAGTAAATTTAGCGCCACGCTATTCTAGGGAGTCAATGGTAGCACTGGAGACACATGGAATTATACTAGTTCATGGTGAAGCCCTACGTAAGGTCTTCGAGGGATCCGAGTTCATGTTCCTCGATTCAAGTGCTCTGAAGGCTTATAATGGAGGCTTGCAAGTGTGGGTTCTACAGTGTGAGGATTCGAGATAGGGGGATTCAGTCTCTTGGAATGGAAGCCCTTATATAGTCCTAGGGGCCAGGTAACAATTGAGAGAGAAAGGTTCTCCCAACCTAAGTGGTTGAGAGCTCGAGGGGAGGGAGAAGTTGGCAAGCTTGATCGGTGGTCCCTCCGTGTCCCGTCTCAGCCTCTGTTGCACGTCCGGATATCATCATCGGTTCTTGTTTCCTACGTCAAGGTATGGTGCGCCATGGTGGCACAGTGCGGGTCATGTCCATCCCTATGTCATCCAGCAAGTCGTGGGTGTTTAGTGCTAGGCATGGCTGTTGTCCTAGCACCGGTAATCCGAAGGAGTGTCATGGCGCCAGCGTGGGAGCAGGACGGCTGTCCTTTGTTGACCATCGCCCTCCCAGTCATGTTAGTGCTACCCTCGACCATGCACGCGGTGCTCAGGGTCTTCTAGCCTGGCCGGCTTCGAGTAAGCCGGCTCCTGTGGTCATCTGACCCATGCCTGGGTAGGTGTTGTCATACACCCGCTTGCCGTGCTGGTAGCGGTAGAGTGACCCAGGTGTTGACGGTCaataatgtcaatcataaaccgtcaatataacgtGTATTCATCCTTAAAatcaatcaccaacataggtataGTGATTTATACTAagtatttccatgagttttggtgattttaTAAATGCAGGAGAATTTTCCTAGAAAACAGGACTATTGGGCCACATTATGTCAACAAAACAAGATCCAAACATCATGGAACCAACTCTACTAGGCCCTAAACATCATTACATGATGAAGGAACAAAACCCAGCTAACAGGGGGGCCCAGGTGGGGTCGGCCAACCCCACCTATAGGTCGACAGACCCTAatggaccccacctatcagcccaCGTTTTCTCCACCAATTTTTGGGACAAATCTCAGCCATTAATTCAAGTCAGTTTGCGTGGAGGACGAGATTAAGGCGTGTCGCGGATCAATGACGTGGCAATTGCTTGCACCCTACTCAATCCCCCCTATAAAAGCCCCCTAGACCCCCTTTTGGAAGCCATCATCCTGAATTCGGAGACATTCGGAGATCTAATTCAAGAGACaagagtagaactctagttatccATAGTTCTAGTATAGTTTAGCTATAGTAAGATTCAAGTAGAATTGTGCTATCATCCAATGTTCTAGATTCATCTCTGGAAGACTTGGTATAACTTTTGTATCCTTTTATCATCTTGTTATGACTTTGTTCTTATTTCTCATTATGTTTCTCTCTATCATGTTCTTAGTTTACTATGTGTTTATACATGATATAGTTGTAGTTATCTTTAAGTTTACACATAAGATCACAGAGCGCTCAATTCATTACTCATGTGGGTTGAGTAGCCGAACtctgtgtaagcgtggtgcttatacattgttttccctatggatgcaccctacatacCCCGTTTGTAGGACTAGCAGGACCTATGTCACGACGGAGAGGTGTATTAATATGCTTCTTCTTAGATATGTCCCTTATGTATAAATGGAGAGTTAATTATTGCTATAGAATCTATATGTTCTAACTTGTGATTAGAACTAACTTAGAAATCTTACTTTCTTGATAATTACTTAGTTTAGCTATACTACACTTATGAGTATCTATCTCTTTCTCTGAATTGTTATGCACTTATCATATAAATATTCTTTGTCTTACCCCTATTTAGAGCAAGTGTTTTTAATGTTATTATCATAATTACAAGTTTATCATTCTCTTCTATGCCATCGTTCCTCccagtggtaaaatataaataacgatacctggaatactcccggtgaagtgctacaatggtatatttgtgCGCTTATAGAATTCTTATTTTCTTAATTGCACTAttatataccaacaagcatttctagtgtCATTGCTAGGAACTACAATTCTAGTAGCGATGCtatgaaatgtcaacaagcatttctagtgccATTGTCGGGGAGGATAAAGGCAATAGAAGAACTGATTAAACTTTACttattgatgatatcataacTATGCACCTCTACTTTAGCAGGTTTACCCTTGTATTTATTTGTTTACATCTTATATAGGGTATTGCAACATTGATTTTGATTCACCAACAATTTCCATTGAAGATCATTGAAGAATCAAATCAATCAAAAGACAGCTCAACACCAATTTctatgaattctctgctccaagtgTTGAAAATGTTCTcactggaccaacactcaaaatCGAAGAAGATGCTTCATTCCATCTCAAGCCATCTatcatcaatatggtgcaagctAATCCATTcaatggaaaggcacatgaagatgctagtacTCATCTTCAGAACTTTCTAGAGATTGGAAGTACAATCATCATCAAGGATGTTGATCAAGATATCATACTCCTTTGTCTTTTTCCATTCTCTT
This genomic interval carries:
- the LOC136510504 gene encoding uncharacterized protein encodes the protein MRLTKVLMEGRSGVNLFYVKTYDAIGLLRATIWPSNALFHLVVPGIQAIPLEQVNLHVMFGSRANFHTEMLTFDIADFPGSYHVILGWPCYAKFMAIPNYTYLKIKIPGPCGIITMGGNIR